A region from the Caldicellulosiruptoraceae bacterium PP1 genome encodes:
- a CDS encoding ABC transporter substrate-binding protein — MKHSKKIITILLILCFSFTLFLPVAFSATSSAKGKVILEFWSFWGSATRRPIIEKMVSDFNKSQNRIFVKYVFVPWGDIWTKNLAAIAAGNPPNAIINDINTVAHRAKNKQNTDLTPFIGTGDLSKRYFPALWKTVLYNGKPYALPFNTDTRLLFYNKKQFKEVGLNPEKPPKTWAELESYAKKLDKKTGAFYTRIGFYPLYGNYGATSWMINADKGRNFITDDGQILVNTPAKVQALEWINKWTNRLGRNAVNAFQAQFGSAQANPFIAGKLSMIAEVATFYTQIRDYGKDMEWGVAPIPEKTPGNGNWSWGGGFVAEIPYGAKHQPESFQFIRYLTDVQAQKYWAIKNFDIVANERAFKDAEMMKLPVLQAAKENMKWTVITPIPIYAPDYLSLINPNIDAALLGKMTPKAALDKAQKAVEDLVAQNKK; from the coding sequence ATGAAGCACTCTAAAAAGATTATTACTATTTTACTTATCTTATGTTTTTCATTTACACTTTTCTTACCAGTTGCTTTCTCTGCTACATCAAGTGCAAAGGGAAAGGTTATACTTGAATTCTGGTCATTTTGGGGTTCGGCTACAAGAAGGCCAATAATTGAGAAAATGGTTAGTGATTTTAATAAGTCTCAAAACAGAATATTTGTCAAATATGTTTTTGTTCCATGGGGAGACATATGGACAAAGAACTTAGCTGCGATAGCTGCTGGCAATCCTCCAAATGCTATAATCAACGATATAAACACAGTTGCCCATAGAGCAAAAAACAAACAAAATACAGACCTTACACCTTTTATTGGCACAGGTGATCTTAGCAAAAGATACTTTCCAGCACTTTGGAAAACAGTTTTATACAATGGCAAACCTTATGCATTGCCATTTAATACAGACACAAGACTTTTATTCTACAACAAAAAGCAATTTAAAGAGGTTGGTTTAAATCCAGAAAAACCACCAAAGACATGGGCAGAATTAGAAAGCTATGCTAAGAAGCTTGATAAAAAAACAGGTGCATTTTATACTAGAATTGGTTTTTATCCATTATATGGAAACTATGGAGCAACTAGCTGGATGATTAATGCTGATAAAGGAAGAAACTTTATTACTGATGATGGACAGATATTAGTAAATACACCTGCAAAGGTTCAAGCTTTAGAATGGATCAACAAATGGACAAACAGACTTGGAAGAAATGCAGTAAATGCATTTCAGGCACAATTCGGTTCAGCACAAGCAAACCCATTTATAGCTGGTAAGCTTTCAATGATTGCTGAAGTTGCTACATTCTACACACAAATTAGAGACTATGGAAAGGACATGGAATGGGGTGTTGCACCAATTCCTGAAAAAACACCTGGCAATGGCAATTGGAGTTGGGGTGGAGGTTTCGTTGCTGAAATTCCTTATGGTGCAAAGCATCAACCGGAATCATTCCAATTCATAAGATATTTAACAGATGTCCAAGCACAAAAATATTGGGCAATAAAGAACTTTGATATAGTTGCTAATGAAAGAGCATTTAAGGATGCTGAAATGATGAAATTACCGGTATTACAGGCTGCAAAAGAAAATATGAAATGGACAGTTATAACTCCAATACCAATATATGCTCCTGATTATTTAAGTCTTATAAATCCTAATATAGATGCAGCTTTACTAGGGAAGATGACTCCAAAGGCTGCTCTTGATAAAGCTCAAAAAGCAGTTGAAGATTTAGTAGCTCAAAATAAAAAATAA
- a CDS encoding permease, whose protein sequence is MNYNHFNLAIYCTAGFLNKINIEDLKKDISFFKKHLKISKVYLETHRGHDDVPKNKMLEIKNIFENESIKTSGGITATIDYDNIDPYKDLRIFHTFCYTNEKLLTRLQEIVEYTASLFDEIIFDDFYFTNCSCPSCIEQKGNLSWEEFRLNLMTKVSQEYIVKPAKKINPSVNMIIKYPNWNESYQETGYNPETQINIFDEVYTGTETRDAKYTQQHLSRYLSYSLMRWFENLAPNRNGGGWFDSFDCIYNLGYYLEQAYLTVFSKAKELTLFDFNSLRNSVFVPPLGHELERLDNLLGYLGNPQGVYVYQPFHSYGEDHLYDYLGMVGIPFEPLHYFPNTKNTIFITANCSKDKNIIDKIKNHLLNGGNIIMTSGFVKKMEGFGVEDLTSLRYTDKKVVANTFAIQAEGCAFERYEYSKEKIIIPVLEYRNNATWPLIVSVSGENNFPILTEDTYGKGRIYTLVIPDNYSDLYYYPKEVLTYIRQIFMSDFDFYIDGEEKLGIFLYDNNTFILESFLPYRSVVTVHIKDKNKSLIDAINGIEYTENLLNNEKIYRIKIEPTTFKVFKIN, encoded by the coding sequence ATGAACTATAATCATTTTAATCTTGCAATTTACTGCACTGCTGGATTTCTAAATAAAATAAATATTGAAGATTTAAAAAAAGATATCTCATTCTTTAAAAAACATTTAAAAATATCAAAGGTATATCTTGAAACCCATAGAGGACATGATGATGTGCCAAAAAATAAGATGCTTGAAATAAAAAATATTTTTGAAAATGAAAGTATTAAAACATCTGGTGGTATTACTGCAACAATTGATTATGACAACATAGATCCATATAAAGATTTAAGAATATTCCATACATTCTGCTATACTAATGAAAAATTATTAACAAGGTTACAAGAAATAGTTGAATATACAGCCTCATTATTTGATGAGATTATTTTTGATGATTTTTATTTTACTAACTGTTCATGCCCAAGCTGCATTGAGCAGAAGGGTAATCTTTCATGGGAAGAGTTTAGACTCAATCTTATGACTAAAGTTTCTCAAGAATACATTGTAAAACCGGCTAAGAAAATAAACCCTTCTGTTAATATGATAATAAAGTATCCCAACTGGAATGAATCTTATCAAGAAACAGGTTATAATCCCGAAACACAAATAAATATATTTGATGAAGTTTATACTGGAACTGAAACTCGTGATGCAAAATATACACAGCAACATTTATCAAGATATCTTAGCTATTCTTTAATGAGATGGTTTGAAAACCTTGCACCAAATCGAAATGGTGGTGGTTGGTTTGACTCTTTTGACTGTATTTATAATTTAGGATATTATTTAGAGCAAGCTTATTTAACTGTATTTTCAAAAGCAAAAGAGCTTACTTTGTTTGATTTTAATTCTTTAAGAAACTCTGTGTTTGTTCCACCTCTTGGCCATGAGTTAGAAAGATTGGATAACTTACTTGGATATTTAGGAAATCCTCAAGGGGTATATGTTTATCAACCTTTTCATTCATATGGTGAAGACCACCTTTATGATTATTTAGGTATGGTAGGTATTCCTTTTGAACCATTACATTACTTCCCTAACACAAAAAATACAATATTTATTACTGCAAATTGTTCAAAAGATAAAAATATAATTGATAAGATTAAAAACCATCTACTAAATGGTGGAAATATTATTATGACCTCTGGTTTTGTAAAGAAAATGGAAGGCTTTGGTGTAGAAGATTTGACTTCGCTTAGATATACAGATAAAAAAGTAGTTGCAAATACATTTGCAATTCAAGCTGAAGGTTGTGCATTTGAAAGATATGAATATAGCAAAGAGAAAATAATTATCCCTGTTTTGGAATATAGGAACAATGCAACTTGGCCGCTTATTGTTTCAGTAAGTGGTGAAAATAACTTTCCTATATTAACAGAAGATACATACGGAAAGGGACGGATTTATACTCTTGTCATACCTGATAATTACTCAGATTTATATTACTATCCTAAAGAGGTACTAACTTACATTAGGCAAATATTTATGTCAGATTTTGATTTTTATATCGATGGAGAAGAAAAATTAGGTATATTTTTATACGATAACAATACATTTATTTTAGAGTCATTCTTACCATATAGAAGTGTTGTGACAGTTCATATAAAAGATAAAAATAAAAGTTTAATAGATGCAATTAATGGAATAGAGTATACTGAAAATCTATTAAATAATGAAAAAATATATAGAATTAAAATAGAACCAACAACATTTAAAGTATTTAAGATTAACTAA
- a CDS encoding carbohydrate ABC transporter permease, with the protein MSSLQKAEELQGFIFILPWIIGFIAFTMGPLLFSLYASFTDYNITSKMNFVGLKNYITMFTKDPLYWTALKNTIYYVVIEVPLKTIIAILLAVMMNQKIYGIKLFRTVFYLPSVLSGVGVYILWMQMFNPTSGLVNTILGFFGIQGPAWLFDPAWSKPAVIIMKLWGAGGTMLLFLAALQGVPQQLYESAEIDGANAIRKFFTITLPMITPAIFFHVVTSLIGAFQIFQEAYVMSQNGDGGPVSSLLFYNLHLWNKAFEVFDMGYASAMAWVLFAIVMVLTVINLTVSKYWVYYEGGEK; encoded by the coding sequence ATGTCTTCATTACAAAAAGCTGAAGAGCTACAAGGTTTTATATTTATACTTCCATGGATAATTGGTTTTATTGCATTTACTATGGGTCCTTTGCTTTTTTCTCTTTATGCAAGCTTTACAGATTATAATATAACTTCAAAAATGAATTTTGTTGGATTAAAGAATTACATTACAATGTTTACAAAGGATCCACTTTATTGGACGGCTTTAAAAAATACTATCTATTATGTCGTAATTGAGGTTCCATTAAAGACTATTATTGCTATATTGTTAGCTGTTATGATGAATCAAAAGATATACGGTATCAAACTATTCAGAACAGTATTTTATTTACCTTCAGTACTTTCAGGTGTTGGTGTTTATATTCTATGGATGCAAATGTTCAACCCAACATCAGGTCTTGTTAATACTATTTTAGGTTTTTTTGGTATACAAGGACCAGCATGGCTATTTGATCCAGCATGGTCTAAACCTGCGGTTATTATAATGAAATTATGGGGTGCTGGTGGGACTATGTTGCTTTTTTTGGCTGCACTTCAAGGTGTTCCACAACAGCTTTATGAATCTGCTGAGATAGATGGTGCAAATGCAATTAGAAAATTCTTCACAATTACATTGCCTATGATAACGCCAGCAATATTTTTTCATGTTGTTACTAGCTTAATAGGTGCATTTCAGATATTTCAAGAAGCATATGTTATGTCACAAAATGGTGATGGTGGACCTGTAAGTTCGTTGCTATTCTATAATCTGCATTTATGGAATAAAGCCTTTGAGGTTTTTGATATGGGTTATGCCTCTGCGATGGCATGGGTATTATTTGCAATAGTAATGGTTCTGACAGTTATAAATCTTACTGTATCAAAATATTGGGTTTATTATGAGGGAGGAGAAAAATAA
- a CDS encoding ketose-bisphosphate aldolase, which yields MGVNSSYKVYNLKTVLDIARKYKFAVGAFSPRSTAMILPILRAAEKNNSLAIVQISQKELLKYEITPKQFAEEFFECLDRYNLNVHVVLHLDHTKDIKIIHDAIDARFTSVMIDASDKPLEENIKITKEVVEYAHSKGVSVEAELGMIGTTDFVETDKDEELYTNPEEAKYFVEKTNVDALAVSVGTAHGVYSSIRQPKIDYNRLIEIGELTDVHLVLHGGSGIPAQMIVKAIKLEKGSISKVNIATDLELELLRAINKTNSLKNSELNALEKGLLEKGRNAVEDLVIAKMDDFLLSKDSAKFI from the coding sequence ATGGGTGTAAATAGTTCATATAAAGTATATAATCTAAAAACAGTTTTAGATATAGCACGTAAATATAAATTTGCTGTTGGAGCATTTTCGCCAAGGTCAACAGCTATGATATTACCTATATTAAGAGCTGCAGAAAAAAATAATTCACTTGCCATAGTTCAAATTTCTCAAAAAGAACTACTAAAATATGAAATAACTCCAAAACAATTTGCTGAAGAGTTTTTTGAATGTTTAGATAGATATAATTTAAATGTACATGTTGTGTTACACCTTGATCATACAAAAGACATAAAGATTATACATGATGCAATTGATGCACGATTTACATCTGTTATGATTGATGCTTCTGATAAACCGTTAGAAGAAAATATAAAGATAACAAAAGAAGTGGTTGAATATGCTCACTCAAAAGGGGTATCAGTAGAGGCTGAGCTTGGTATGATTGGAACCACAGACTTTGTTGAGACCGATAAAGATGAAGAACTGTATACAAATCCTGAAGAGGCAAAATATTTTGTTGAGAAAACTAATGTTGATGCATTAGCGGTATCTGTAGGAACTGCACATGGTGTATATAGTAGCATTAGACAGCCAAAGATTGATTACAACAGGCTTATTGAGATAGGTGAACTTACTGATGTTCATCTGGTTCTACATGGTGGTTCCGGGATACCAGCACAAATGATTGTAAAGGCAATAAAATTAGAGAAAGGTTCAATTAGTAAAGTTAATATTGCTACTGATTTAGAATTAGAACTGTTAAGGGCTATAAATAAAACAAATTCATTAAAAAATAGTGAATTAAATGCCCTTGAAAAAGGATTACTTGAAAAAGGCAGAAATGCAGTAGAGGATTTAGTAATAGCTAAGATGGACGATTTTCTATTAAGTAAAGATAGCGCAAAGTTTATTTAA
- a CDS encoding glycosyl hydrolase family 18 protein: MKKVLRTFISLALSFTILLTSIFAISAPKKKTTIGTTTTNTTTTSTTTTASTTTTNTQKTVLGFTTYYYTNDSSSLNSLQNNYSAINEIVTATHVTDGYGNITGLIPVSQITYANDKNITPMIMIGNNFDGKVAQILLESEANRKNFINNLLNIIKNNGYKGVNIDLEGVYYYDRNYYTTLVSEVYNTLKPLGFKVTISVPAKTYDSLTNSWNGAYDYKALSNYVDEMIIMTYDEHYPGGSPGPVASIGWVENVIKYTLTVVPKEKVLLGVAAYGYDWSSLGTKAYSINGCYSLAQKNGAAIIWDDISKTSYFNYVDSSGISHSVWFEDAKSLQYKIELVNKYGLKGIGIWRLGLENSEYWGMIKLKFNK, translated from the coding sequence ATGAAAAAGGTTTTAAGAACATTTATTTCTTTAGCTTTAAGCTTTACTATTCTTCTAACTTCTATTTTTGCCATTTCTGCACCTAAGAAGAAAACAACAATAGGTACCACTACAACAAACACCACAACAACGTCAACAACCACAACAGCTTCTACAACAACTACAAACACACAAAAGACAGTCTTGGGATTTACGACCTATTATTACACAAATGATTCCTCATCGCTAAATTCATTACAAAATAACTATTCAGCTATTAATGAGATTGTAACAGCAACTCATGTAACAGATGGCTATGGCAACATAACAGGGTTAATACCTGTAAGTCAAATAACCTATGCAAATGATAAGAATATTACGCCTATGATTATGATAGGAAACAACTTTGACGGGAAAGTGGCACAGATACTTCTTGAAAGTGAAGCAAACAGAAAAAACTTCATAAACAACTTACTTAATATTATTAAAAACAATGGATATAAAGGTGTTAATATAGATTTAGAAGGGGTATATTATTATGACAGAAACTATTATACTACATTAGTAAGTGAAGTTTATAATACACTGAAACCTTTGGGCTTCAAAGTTACAATTTCAGTTCCAGCAAAAACTTATGACAGTTTGACTAATTCATGGAATGGTGCATATGATTATAAGGCGCTTTCTAATTATGTAGATGAGATGATTATTATGACTTACGATGAACATTATCCTGGCGGTTCACCTGGACCTGTTGCTTCAATTGGATGGGTTGAAAATGTTATAAAATATACATTAACAGTGGTTCCAAAAGAAAAGGTTCTTTTAGGTGTTGCAGCATATGGTTATGACTGGTCAAGTTTAGGTACAAAGGCATATTCAATAAATGGATGCTATTCATTAGCTCAAAAGAATGGTGCTGCAATTATATGGGATGATATTTCCAAAACCTCATATTTTAATTATGTGGATTCGAGTGGGATTAGTCATTCGGTTTGGTTTGAAGATGCAAAAAGTCTCCAATATAAAATAGAATTAGTAAACAAGTATGGTTTAAAGGGTATAGGGATTTGGAGATTAGGACTTGAGAATAGTGAATATTGGGGTATGATTAAATTGAAATTTAATAAGTAA
- a CDS encoding TIM-barrel domain-containing protein, with product MKIDIQNNQTIIKAEKYKLIFTFNHPLVKLEVDGQDAVEFFPFSQVNALDGIDDTTAIGIWEVEEEDKKIIVKNRCKSSIWDEKIYKFICTNENIHYQIEIKGNNRITDIKYFGGNMSAIVRWGSGFFYSKQDFEKLFNPEPNSHEQNIFEPSIFTKIDIMGVPLPAKGDWFFTPPPFCYSFKLKDKESYLSFGLEAKPFENLYNYFNYVGTTQAFYLETSLEGYKDVEGFYTLPQIGIYFGNGFYNTIEKHSQYLCDYVYEIKKKSDIYEWWKNPIYCGWGSQCYKAKILNKNAPELSRQELYEEFLNTLESRELNPGIVVIDDKWQKQYGLNDVDTEKWPDMKGFIQKRHEKGQKVLLWLKAWDTEGLDSELCITNKVGVKVAFDVTNPKFETMLRNQIRYMLSTDGLDADGFKIDFTARIPAGPGLLKYSWQWGLELQKKYLEILYTEAKKAKNDALIMAHTPHPYLSEYIDMIRLNDINVGKDILSAMKHRFMIAKIACPDVLIDTDNWPITDKKTLLEYIKLQPELGVPSLYYATHVDSTGEELDISDYLMIRSIWNSYCQKIK from the coding sequence ATGAAAATTGATATTCAAAACAATCAAACTATTATAAAAGCAGAAAAGTATAAGCTGATATTTACTTTTAATCATCCATTGGTTAAATTAGAAGTGGACGGGCAAGATGCAGTTGAATTCTTCCCTTTTTCACAAGTAAACGCTTTAGATGGTATTGATGATACTACTGCAATTGGAATTTGGGAAGTAGAAGAAGAAGACAAAAAGATAATTGTAAAAAATAGGTGCAAGAGCAGTATTTGGGATGAAAAGATATATAAATTTATCTGCACTAATGAAAATATACACTATCAGATTGAGATAAAAGGCAATAATAGAATTACTGACATAAAGTACTTTGGTGGCAATATGTCTGCTATAGTTAGATGGGGTTCTGGCTTTTTTTATTCAAAACAGGATTTTGAAAAGTTATTTAATCCAGAGCCAAACTCTCATGAACAGAATATATTTGAACCATCAATATTTACAAAAATTGATATAATGGGTGTTCCATTACCTGCAAAGGGAGATTGGTTTTTTACTCCGCCTCCATTTTGTTACTCTTTTAAACTAAAAGATAAAGAAAGTTATCTCTCATTTGGTTTAGAAGCAAAACCTTTTGAAAATTTATATAACTATTTTAATTATGTTGGGACTACACAGGCATTTTATCTTGAGACATCTTTAGAAGGTTACAAAGATGTAGAAGGATTTTACACATTACCACAGATTGGAATATACTTTGGTAATGGTTTTTATAATACAATTGAAAAACATTCCCAATATCTATGTGACTATGTTTATGAAATAAAAAAGAAAAGTGATATATATGAGTGGTGGAAAAATCCAATCTACTGTGGATGGGGTAGCCAATGCTACAAAGCAAAGATACTAAATAAAAATGCTCCTGAGCTATCAAGACAAGAACTCTATGAAGAATTTTTAAATACCTTGGAAAGTCGTGAACTTAACCCAGGAATAGTAGTTATAGATGATAAGTGGCAGAAACAGTATGGATTAAATGATGTAGATACTGAAAAATGGCCTGATATGAAAGGCTTTATACAAAAAAGACATGAAAAAGGGCAAAAGGTTTTACTGTGGCTTAAAGCATGGGATACAGAAGGGCTTGATAGTGAATTGTGCATAACTAATAAAGTAGGTGTAAAGGTAGCATTTGATGTTACTAACCCAAAATTTGAGACTATGCTAAGAAACCAAATAAGATATATGTTATCAACTGATGGCTTAGACGCAGACGGTTTTAAAATCGACTTTACTGCAAGAATACCAGCAGGGCCTGGACTTCTTAAATATTCATGGCAGTGGGGATTAGAACTACAAAAGAAGTATCTTGAGATATTATATACAGAAGCCAAGAAAGCAAAAAATGATGCTCTTATAATGGCACATACGCCACATCCATATCTTTCTGAGTATATTGATATGATAAGGCTAAACGACATAAATGTAGGTAAAGATATTCTTAGTGCAATGAAACATAGATTTATGATAGCAAAAATAGCTTGTCCTGATGTATTAATTGATACAGACAACTGGCCAATTACTGATAAAAAAACATTACTGGAATACATTAAACTACAACCAGAATTGGGTGTTCCATCACTTTACTATGCTACACATGTTGATTCAACAGGTGAAGAATTAGATATATCCGATTATTTGATGATTAGAAGCATATGGAATTCTTATTGCCAAAAGATAAAATAA
- a CDS encoding L-fuculokinase → MSLLGIDVGSTNIKAGLFDINGNLLCVSSRFTPTHIDKDGFYYINPDKVTSIIIELLNDISQKGYNITSIGITSMAEAGLLFDVKNNRPATPIIPWYDKSCIEYVNNFISRYDTEKRFYETGVYPSFKYGIFKIQWLIDKYGLDVKNLIWLNVADLVALFFTNKAFTDYSLATRTYAFNIVKKQWDSNLLTELKIQNIFPECDWAGLITYKIKEDFNNYGISKNAKVAIAGHDHLCASIAVGADDLKTVLDSIGTAETLVGIRENTPLNKNDRESGMSFGCHILKDKLYWMGGLSSSGGSIEWFRKKFLNGVDYDKLIELLINEDKPTGILYFPYLNGSGAPKPNINTKAVFIGIDSETSESRLLKAIIEGTNYEIKWIYEMVEKYINSSIENIVAVGGGTKNKYWMQTKADILNKKVITFKVADITLLGAAIIGGISNNVYKDLKDAKQTVSNVIDEIYYPNNEYINEYDRYFAEYINLQNSLRSYYDRINNCGVD, encoded by the coding sequence ATGAGTTTGCTTGGGATAGATGTTGGCTCAACTAATATTAAAGCAGGATTATTTGATATTAATGGAAATCTACTTTGTGTTTCGTCAAGGTTTACACCAACTCATATTGATAAAGATGGTTTTTATTATATTAATCCTGACAAAGTAACAAGTATAATTATCGAGCTATTAAATGATATAAGCCAAAAAGGATATAATATAACCTCTATTGGTATAACCTCCATGGCAGAAGCAGGTCTATTATTTGATGTAAAAAATAATCGACCTGCAACCCCAATTATTCCTTGGTATGATAAAAGTTGCATTGAATATGTGAATAACTTTATAAGTAGATATGATACTGAAAAAAGGTTTTATGAAACAGGAGTTTATCCAAGTTTTAAATATGGAATTTTTAAGATTCAATGGCTTATTGATAAATATGGTTTAGATGTGAAGAATTTAATATGGCTAAATGTTGCTGACTTGGTTGCATTATTCTTCACAAACAAAGCTTTTACAGATTATTCATTGGCAACAAGAACATATGCGTTTAATATTGTAAAAAAACAATGGGATAGCAATCTACTAACTGAGCTTAAAATACAAAATATCTTTCCAGAATGTGACTGGGCAGGTTTAATAACATACAAAATAAAAGAAGACTTTAATAACTATGGAATATCAAAGAATGCAAAAGTTGCGATAGCTGGCCATGACCATCTTTGTGCTTCAATTGCAGTGGGAGCAGATGATTTAAAAACAGTATTAGATTCAATAGGTACTGCTGAAACATTAGTTGGAATAAGAGAAAACACACCACTAAATAAAAATGATAGAGAAAGTGGTATGTCTTTCGGATGTCATATTTTAAAGGATAAACTTTACTGGATGGGCGGATTATCAAGTTCTGGTGGTTCAATTGAATGGTTTAGAAAAAAGTTTTTAAATGGGGTTGATTATGATAAGTTAATAGAACTATTAATAAATGAGGATAAACCTACTGGTATTTTATATTTCCCGTATCTAAATGGAAGTGGAGCACCAAAGCCAAACATTAATACAAAGGCTGTATTTATTGGAATAGATAGTGAGACTTCAGAAAGCAGACTACTAAAGGCAATAATAGAAGGAACAAACTATGAAATAAAATGGATATATGAGATGGTTGAGAAATATATAAACAGTTCTATTGAAAATATAGTTGCAGTTGGTGGAGGGACAAAGAACAAATATTGGATGCAGACAAAAGCGGATATTTTGAATAAAAAGGTTATAACATTTAAAGTTGCTGATATAACATTACTTGGAGCTGCAATAATAGGTGGAATTTCTAATAATGTTTATAAAGATTTGAAAGACGCAAAACAAACTGTTAGTAACGTTATCGATGAGATTTATTATCCAAACAATGAGTATATAAATGAATATGATAGATATTTTGCAGAATATATAAATTTACAAAACTCTTTAAGATCATATTACGATAGAATTAACAATTGTGGGGTTGATTAA
- a CDS encoding carbohydrate ABC transporter permease translates to MQQGNIIKPKIYQTRQFKESVTKIIVTIILLAGAWVAIMPLLWMFFTSVKSMEEIMSYPPTFFPKKFIWRNYIDAWNSAPFTRYTLNTLFLTTIGVISHVIVNSFIAYGFAKIGFRMKSKLFTLVLSTMMIPGFVTLIPTYILFAKLGWVGTYLPLIVPGFFGSAYEIFLLRQFFMSLPDEYVEAAKIDGANHFYIWAKLMVPLIKPALLTVGIMTFNGAWNDFLGPLLYVNNEMMYTLQIGLQNFRGTVQTQWHYLMAASVLVLLPVIIIFFVFQKYFIEGMNIQVGVKG, encoded by the coding sequence ATGCAACAGGGCAATATAATAAAGCCAAAGATATATCAGACGAGACAATTTAAAGAATCAGTCACAAAAATAATTGTAACAATAATTCTTTTAGCTGGTGCATGGGTAGCAATAATGCCGCTTTTATGGATGTTTTTTACTTCTGTAAAATCAATGGAAGAGATAATGTCATATCCTCCTACATTTTTTCCAAAGAAGTTTATTTGGAGAAACTATATAGATGCATGGAATTCAGCTCCATTTACAAGATATACTTTAAACACATTATTTTTAACAACAATTGGTGTAATATCTCATGTTATTGTTAATTCCTTTATTGCATATGGTTTTGCAAAGATTGGATTCAGAATGAAAAGTAAATTGTTTACATTAGTTCTTTCAACAATGATGATACCAGGTTTTGTAACCTTAATACCAACATATATTTTATTTGCTAAGTTAGGTTGGGTAGGAACATATCTACCACTAATTGTTCCTGGATTCTTTGGAAGTGCGTATGAAATATTTCTTTTAAGACAGTTTTTTATGTCTCTACCAGATGAGTATGTAGAAGCAGCAAAGATAGATGGTGCGAACCATTTTTACATATGGGCAAAACTTATGGTTCCACTAATAAAACCTGCCCTTCTTACCGTAGGTATAATGACCTTTAATGGAGCATGGAATGATTTCTTAGGCCCATTACTTTATGTTAATAATGAAATGATGTATACATTACAGATTGGTCTGCAAAACTTTAGAGGTACTGTTCAAACTCAGTGGCATTATTTAATGGCAGCCTCAGTACTTGTATTATTACCAGTTATTATTATATTCTTTGTATTCCAAAAATACTTTATAGAAGGAATGAACATACAAGTGGGTGTCAAAGGTTAA
- a CDS encoding aspartate/glutamate racemase family protein, with translation MSKVIGIIHTTPATIDLIKEQINIYLPDSKVFNIVDDSILPSLINKSMSIEKIKQKWFSYAKYLSELDCDIIISACSSVGEIAEEANKFIGKPVIRIDDEMANQAVLKGSKIAVLATLNTTLEPTKNLIFKKAKQISKEIKIESYIVENAFEELTKGNKEKHNQLVTEMILKLKDLYDVIVLAQASMFNIVKDNPKLNVENILTSPSSVIRKIKEILESK, from the coding sequence ATGAGTAAGGTTATTGGTATTATTCATACTACTCCTGCTACAATAGACCTTATTAAAGAGCAGATTAATATATATTTGCCAGATTCAAAGGTATTTAACATTGTTGATGATAGTATATTACCTTCGTTAATAAATAAAAGTATGTCTATTGAAAAAATAAAGCAAAAGTGGTTCTCGTATGCAAAATACTTAAGTGAGCTTGATTGCGATATTATTATAAGTGCTTGTTCATCAGTAGGTGAAATAGCTGAAGAGGCTAATAAATTTATAGGTAAACCTGTAATTAGAATTGATGATGAGATGGCAAATCAAGCTGTTTTGAAAGGCTCTAAAATAGCTGTATTAGCAACATTAAACACTACATTAGAGCCTACTAAAAATTTAATCTTTAAAAAAGCAAAACAAATAAGTAAAGAGATTAAAATTGAATCATATATAGTTGAAAATGCCTTTGAAGAGCTGACAAAAGGAAATAAAGAAAAACATAATCAACTGGTAACTGAAATGATATTGAAATTAAAAGACCTTTATGATGTTATAGTCTTAGCTCAGGCTTCAATGTTTAATATAGTAAAAGATAATCCTAAGTTAAATGTTGAAAATATATTAACAAGTCCCAGTTCAGTGATAAGGAAAATAAAAGAAATATTGGAGAGTAAATAA